A single Dechloromonas denitrificans DNA region contains:
- the ntrB gene encoding nitrate ABC transporter permease, protein MSALTIDGDFCQEKLVVAVAAEPAKEKTMEKTATLPVADAGTPFADRLRALGGAVLPPLLGLLILLGVWYVATLKGGSIPGPGKTWDAAVVLFADPFYQNGPNDQGIGWNVLSSLQRVGIGFGFAALVGIPLGFILGRSAFLAAMINPIISLLRPVSPLAWLPIGLLVFKRADPAATYTIFICSIWPMIMNTAQGVQRVPQDYLNVARVLALSEWKIVTKILFPAVLPYMLTGIRLSIGTAWLVIVAAEMLTGGVGIGFWVWDEWNNLKVEHIIIAIFVIGIVGLILEQSLILLARKLTKESD, encoded by the coding sequence ATGAGCGCACTGACGATAGACGGTGATTTTTGCCAGGAAAAGCTGGTCGTGGCCGTTGCCGCCGAACCGGCCAAGGAAAAGACAATGGAAAAAACTGCAACGCTGCCCGTCGCCGATGCCGGCACGCCGTTCGCCGACCGGCTGCGCGCCCTTGGCGGCGCCGTGCTGCCGCCGCTGCTCGGCCTGCTGATCCTGCTCGGGGTCTGGTATGTCGCCACCCTCAAGGGCGGCAGCATTCCCGGTCCGGGCAAAACCTGGGACGCGGCCGTTGTGCTGTTCGCCGACCCGTTCTACCAGAACGGACCGAACGACCAGGGCATCGGCTGGAACGTGCTGTCGTCGCTGCAGCGCGTCGGCATCGGCTTCGGCTTTGCCGCGCTGGTCGGCATCCCGCTCGGCTTCATTCTCGGCCGCTCGGCTTTCCTGGCGGCGATGATCAATCCGATCATCAGCCTGTTGCGCCCGGTCTCGCCGCTCGCCTGGCTGCCGATCGGCCTGCTCGTCTTCAAGCGGGCCGACCCGGCGGCGACCTATACGATCTTCATCTGCTCGATCTGGCCGATGATCATGAACACCGCCCAGGGCGTCCAGCGCGTGCCGCAGGACTACCTGAACGTCGCCCGCGTGCTGGCGCTGTCGGAATGGAAGATCGTCACCAAGATCCTCTTCCCGGCCGTACTGCCCTACATGCTGACCGGCATCCGGCTGTCGATCGGCACCGCCTGGCTGGTCATCGTCGCCGCTGAAATGCTCACCGGCGGCGTCGGTATCGGCTTCTGGGTGTGGGACGAGTGGAACAACCTGAAGGTCGAGCACATCATCATCGCCATCTTCGTCATCGGCATCGTCGGCCTGATCCTCGAGCAAAGCCTGATCCTGCTCGCCAGGAAGCTGACCAAAGAATCTGATTGA
- a CDS encoding type IV pili methyl-accepting chemotaxis transducer N-terminal domain-containing protein, producing the protein MFAKPAKLSHKIVGTLIVFLLIATVACGLTLVISWQLEGVAAAINDAGSQRMRTYRMTHLMVRGVKEPSPALTTALGAEVERFNKVLSDLQGGDAARPLSSPRNAEVEQRLLEVEQEWMRTLRPLVEQYLAGNPDQRAAALDRLESELEPFVSRINELVLAMERSYTQETNLLRTVQGLLVVLAMIGTFVLIRFLFALVIRPVGVLHDGMRQMTGDDLTVRLPVTSDDELGGLARGFNQMAGHLQSVYSTLEQRVAAETRNLAQRNHELGILYEVTSLLSEPLLLEALCQGFLDRIKSALGADAGAVRLYMPESQKLYLVTHEGLSEAFLERERELNCGECLCGEVIQSGMPAVFDTVNPPRGMKLGSCIREGFATATAFNIIHGKQRLGVYNLYFLQTHPVSAQERHLLETLGQHLGVAIENQRLKSREMELAISEERNLLAQELHDSIAQGLAFLNIQVQLLQDSLRKGKADEAMQTAGQLREGVQESYDDVRELLVHFRTRVHQTDLETAIGAALAKFEGQTGISTDFQQIGSGLPLMSTDEVQIMHIIQESLSNIRKHAGATHVQVTLRRTPWALEIEVRDDGSGFDTEHDPNVLSDRHVGLQIMSERADRVGGECRITSTIGEGTCVTLNLPRKIKEAV; encoded by the coding sequence ATGTTCGCCAAACCGGCCAAACTGTCGCACAAGATCGTCGGCACGCTGATCGTCTTCCTGCTCATCGCCACTGTGGCATGCGGCCTGACCCTGGTCATTTCCTGGCAACTGGAAGGTGTTGCGGCGGCGATCAACGATGCCGGCAGCCAGCGCATGCGCACCTATCGGATGACCCATCTGATGGTGCGCGGCGTGAAAGAGCCAAGCCCGGCGCTGACCACCGCCCTGGGCGCCGAGGTCGAGCGTTTCAACAAGGTGCTGAGCGACCTGCAAGGGGGGGACGCGGCGCGCCCCTTGTCGTCGCCGCGCAATGCGGAGGTCGAGCAGCGACTGCTTGAGGTCGAGCAGGAATGGATGCGCACCCTGCGCCCGCTGGTCGAACAATACCTGGCCGGCAATCCGGACCAGCGGGCTGCCGCGCTCGATCGCCTGGAAAGCGAGCTGGAACCGTTCGTCAGCCGGATCAACGAACTGGTGCTGGCGATGGAGCGCAGCTACACCCAGGAGACCAACCTGTTGCGGACCGTCCAGGGCTTGCTGGTGGTGCTGGCGATGATCGGCACTTTCGTGCTGATCCGTTTCCTGTTCGCCCTGGTCATCCGCCCGGTCGGTGTCCTGCATGACGGCATGCGCCAAATGACTGGTGACGACCTGACGGTGCGCCTGCCGGTGACCAGCGACGATGAACTCGGCGGTCTGGCGCGTGGCTTCAATCAGATGGCCGGCCACCTGCAGTCGGTCTACAGCACGCTGGAGCAGCGGGTGGCGGCGGAAACCCGCAATCTGGCGCAGCGCAACCACGAACTCGGCATCCTCTACGAAGTGACCTCGCTGCTCAGCGAACCGCTGCTTCTCGAAGCGCTCTGCCAGGGCTTTCTCGACCGTATCAAATCGGCGCTCGGGGCGGATGCGGGCGCCGTGCGACTGTACATGCCGGAGTCGCAGAAACTCTACCTAGTGACCCATGAGGGGCTGTCCGAGGCCTTTCTCGAGCGCGAACGCGAGCTGAACTGCGGCGAGTGCCTGTGCGGCGAAGTGATCCAGAGCGGCATGCCGGCGGTGTTCGATACGGTGAATCCGCCCAGGGGCATGAAGCTGGGCAGTTGCATCCGCGAAGGATTCGCCACGGCGACGGCTTTCAATATCATCCATGGCAAGCAGCGCCTCGGGGTGTACAACCTCTACTTCCTGCAGACCCACCCGGTTTCGGCGCAGGAAAGGCATTTGCTCGAAACGCTCGGTCAGCATCTCGGCGTCGCCATCGAAAATCAGCGTCTGAAATCGCGGGAAATGGAGCTGGCCATTTCCGAAGAGCGCAATCTGCTGGCCCAGGAGTTGCACGATTCGATTGCCCAGGGCCTGGCCTTCCTCAATATCCAGGTTCAGCTGCTGCAGGATTCGCTGCGCAAGGGCAAGGCCGATGAGGCGATGCAGACCGCCGGGCAGTTGCGCGAAGGGGTGCAGGAAAGTTACGACGACGTGCGCGAACTACTGGTCCATTTCCGGACACGCGTGCACCAAACCGATCTCGAGACGGCAATCGGCGCGGCCTTGGCCAAATTCGAAGGGCAGACCGGCATCTCGACCGATTTTCAGCAGATCGGCAGCGGCCTGCCGCTGATGTCTACGGATGAGGTCCAGATCATGCACATCATCCAGGAGTCGCTGTCCAACATCCGCAAGCATGCCGGGGCGACCCATGTCCAGGTGACGCTGCGGCGGACGCCCTGGGCTCTCGAAATCGAGGTACGGGACGACGGCAGCGGCTTCGACACGGAGCATGATCCGAACGTCCTGTCCGATCGTCACGTCGGCCTGCAGATCATGAGCGAGCGGGCCGATCGGGTCGGCGGCGAATGTCGGATAACATCGACAATTGGCGAGGGTACGTGCGTTACGCTGAACCTGCCGAGAAAAATCAAAGAGGCTGTCTGA
- a CDS encoding DMT family transporter, translating to MLEVGLSTGVAGAVLGAALLHASWNALIRGAGNKAHFTLLLSAASSLLSVGGVLFFGLPKAAAWPFLLASVALHTIYIIWMIRAYEGGGLVLSYTIMRGVPPLIVALASGPLLGEPLRADDWLGIVLICCGVIGIGFASGNSLRALLGQPATRAALMNAGAIAAYTVVDGYGARLSGAPLSYAFSLFVLEPLFILGLSYRRQGRAMLVYFRGNWRLGVVGAVCSMAAYATVLWAMTQAPIAMVAALRETSVVFAVLLGCLWFKEGKLGPALAAALVVVVGIFLLRL from the coding sequence GTGCTTGAGGTCGGCCTCAGTACCGGTGTGGCCGGTGCCGTGCTCGGCGCCGCCCTGCTGCATGCCAGCTGGAATGCGCTGATCCGGGGGGCCGGCAACAAGGCGCATTTCACGCTGTTGCTGTCGGCCGCCAGTTCGCTGCTCAGCGTCGGCGGCGTGCTCTTCTTCGGGCTGCCCAAGGCCGCCGCCTGGCCGTTTCTGCTGGCCTCGGTGGCGCTGCACACGATCTACATCATCTGGATGATCCGGGCCTACGAAGGGGGTGGTCTGGTGCTCAGCTACACCATCATGCGCGGCGTGCCGCCACTGATCGTCGCCCTGGCCTCCGGGCCGCTGCTCGGCGAGCCGCTCAGGGCCGACGACTGGCTGGGCATCGTGCTGATCTGTTGCGGGGTGATCGGCATCGGCTTCGCCTCGGGCAATTCGCTGCGCGCCCTGCTCGGCCAGCCGGCGACGCGGGCCGCCTTGATGAATGCCGGGGCGATCGCCGCCTACACCGTGGTCGATGGCTACGGCGCCCGGCTGTCAGGCGCGCCGCTCAGCTACGCCTTCAGCCTGTTCGTCCTCGAACCGCTGTTCATCCTGGGCCTCAGTTATCGCCGTCAGGGCCGCGCCATGCTCGTCTATTTTCGCGGCAACTGGCGGCTCGGCGTGGTCGGCGCCGTCTGTTCGATGGCCGCCTACGCCACTGTGCTGTGGGCGATGACGCAGGCCCCGATCGCCATGGTCGCCGCGCTACGGGAGACTTCAGTGGTCTTCGCGGTGTTGCTGGGCTGCCTGTGGTTCAAGGAAGGCAAGCTTGGGCCGGCGCTCGCCGCGGCACTGGTCGTCGTGGTCGGGATCTTTTTGCTGCGCTTGTGA
- a CDS encoding fused MFS/spermidine synthase codes for MKKSATTPRHSVDISEEAGVRNLHFGSDWIQGAMRIARPWSLELAYTREMMAGLLLRPAGQWPRHALLIGLGAGSLAKFIYRNLPNCRITVVEINPQVEFIARQYFKLPDDPRRIDVVIGCGADYMLSGERQFDYILADGFDPEARAGALDTLPFYQACRARLSERGLFCANLLGRNKSFQASAERIRTAFDGRLTVFPSCDSGNTIVFATGGEPVDVSLDELRERAVKLKQDSGLDLLPTISRLQLGAPFPDSRLAI; via the coding sequence ATGAAAAAAAGCGCCACGACTCCCCGCCACTCCGTCGACATCAGCGAAGAGGCTGGCGTGCGCAACCTGCATTTCGGCTCGGACTGGATCCAGGGTGCCATGCGCATCGCCCGCCCATGGTCGCTGGAACTGGCCTATACCCGCGAAATGATGGCCGGGCTGCTGCTCCGCCCGGCCGGCCAGTGGCCGCGCCATGCCCTGCTGATCGGCCTCGGCGCCGGGTCGCTGGCCAAGTTCATTTACCGCAATCTGCCGAATTGCCGGATCACCGTCGTCGAGATCAATCCGCAGGTCGAATTCATCGCCCGCCAGTATTTCAAGCTGCCGGACGATCCACGCCGCATCGATGTCGTCATCGGTTGCGGTGCCGACTACATGCTGAGCGGCGAGCGTCAGTTCGACTACATCCTGGCCGACGGTTTCGACCCGGAAGCGCGGGCCGGCGCGCTCGACACCCTGCCTTTTTATCAGGCCTGCCGGGCCAGGCTGAGCGAACGCGGGCTGTTCTGCGCCAATCTGCTCGGCCGCAACAAGAGTTTCCAGGCCAGCGCCGAGCGGATCAGGACGGCTTTCGATGGCCGGCTGACGGTCTTCCCCTCCTGCGACAGCGGCAACACCATCGTCTTCGCCACCGGCGGCGAGCCGGTCGATGTCTCGCTCGACGAACTGCGCGAGCGCGCGGTGAAACTGAAGCAGGACTCCGGCCTCGACTTGTTGCCGACGATCAGCCGCCTGCAACTGGGCGCCCCTTTCCCGGATAGCCGCCTGGCGATCTAA
- a CDS encoding CmpA/NrtA family ABC transporter substrate-binding protein, with product MAMVPPGVRSGAWAAGSDAPEKKEVRIGFIPLTDCASVVMAAVNKFDEKYGIKIIPTKEASWASVRDKLVNGELDCAHVLYGLIYGVQLGIGGPKKDMANLMTLNNNGQAITLSNQMKDKGAIDGPSLAKLVARKEKEYTFAQTFPTGTHAMWLYYWLAAQGINPLKDVKTITVPPPQMVANMRVGNMDGFCVGEPWNNRAIMDNIGFTATTTQDIWTDHPEKVLGTTAEWVQKNPNTARAVVAAILDASKWIDASLPNKQKTAEVIAQKAYVNTDTEVIVARMLGRYQNGLGKSWDDKNHMKFFNDGAVNFPYLSDGMWFLTQHKRWGLLKSHPDYLAIAKQVNRIDIYKQGAAAAGVTLPKSEMRSHKLIDGVVWDGKDPAKYADGFKVKA from the coding sequence ATGGCCATGGTACCCCCCGGCGTTCGCAGTGGTGCCTGGGCCGCTGGTTCGGACGCCCCCGAAAAGAAGGAAGTCCGTATCGGCTTCATCCCGCTGACCGATTGCGCCTCCGTGGTCATGGCGGCGGTCAACAAGTTCGATGAAAAGTACGGCATCAAGATCATCCCGACCAAGGAAGCCTCCTGGGCCTCGGTCCGCGACAAGCTGGTCAATGGTGAGCTGGACTGCGCCCACGTGCTGTACGGCCTGATCTACGGCGTGCAACTGGGCATCGGCGGGCCGAAGAAGGACATGGCCAACCTGATGACGTTGAACAACAACGGCCAGGCCATCACGCTCTCCAACCAGATGAAGGACAAGGGGGCGATCGACGGCCCCAGCCTGGCCAAGCTGGTCGCCAGGAAAGAGAAGGAATACACCTTCGCCCAGACCTTCCCGACCGGCACCCACGCGATGTGGCTGTACTACTGGCTGGCGGCGCAGGGCATTAACCCGCTCAAGGACGTCAAGACGATCACCGTGCCGCCGCCGCAAATGGTCGCCAACATGCGGGTCGGCAACATGGACGGTTTCTGCGTCGGCGAGCCGTGGAACAACCGCGCGATCATGGACAACATCGGCTTCACCGCGACGACGACCCAGGACATCTGGACCGACCATCCGGAAAAGGTGCTCGGCACCACCGCCGAATGGGTGCAGAAGAACCCGAACACCGCCCGCGCCGTGGTCGCCGCGATCCTCGATGCGAGCAAGTGGATCGATGCCTCGCTGCCCAACAAGCAGAAGACGGCCGAAGTCATCGCGCAAAAGGCCTACGTCAATACCGATACCGAAGTCATCGTCGCCCGCATGCTCGGCCGCTACCAGAACGGTCTCGGCAAGAGCTGGGACGACAAGAACCACATGAAGTTCTTCAACGACGGGGCGGTGAATTTCCCCTACCTCAGCGACGGCATGTGGTTCCTGACCCAGCACAAGCGCTGGGGCTTGCTGAAGAGCCATCCGGATTACCTGGCGATCGCCAAACAGGTCAATCGCATCGACATCTACAAGCAGGGGGCGGCTGCGGCCGGCGTCACCCTGCCGAAGAGCGAGATGCGCAGCCACAAGCTGATCGACGGCGTGGTCTGGGACGGCAAGGACCCGGCCAAGTACGCCGACGGTTTCAAGGTCAAGGCTTAA
- a CDS encoding ABC transporter ATP-binding protein, translating into MEKFVQIESVGQTFDTKKGKFVALRNIDLGIDKGEFIALIGHSGCGKSTLLNLIAGLTKPTSGVLLCDGREIAGPGPERAVVFQNHSLLPWLTCFENVYLAVERVFGAKEGKAKLKARTAAAINLVGLDHASSKYPHEVSGGMKQRVGIARALSMEPKVLLLDEPFGALDALTRARLQDELMKICEMTKATTVMVTHDVDEAVLLADRIVMMTNGPAATIGEILEVKLGRPRQRLVLAHDPAYIDCRARVLEFLYEKQAHVEKVAA; encoded by the coding sequence ATGGAAAAATTCGTACAGATCGAATCCGTCGGTCAAACCTTCGATACCAAGAAGGGCAAGTTTGTCGCGCTGCGTAATATCGACCTCGGCATCGACAAGGGCGAGTTCATCGCGCTGATCGGCCACTCCGGTTGCGGCAAATCGACCCTGCTCAACCTGATCGCCGGCCTGACCAAGCCAACCAGCGGCGTGCTCCTGTGCGACGGGCGGGAGATCGCCGGGCCGGGCCCGGAGCGCGCCGTGGTCTTCCAGAACCACAGCCTGCTGCCCTGGCTGACCTGCTTCGAGAACGTCTACCTGGCCGTCGAGCGCGTTTTCGGGGCCAAGGAAGGCAAGGCCAAGCTGAAGGCGCGGACCGCTGCGGCGATCAACCTGGTCGGTCTCGATCACGCCAGCAGCAAGTATCCGCATGAAGTCTCCGGCGGCATGAAGCAGCGCGTCGGCATCGCCCGGGCGCTGTCGATGGAGCCCAAGGTGCTGTTGCTCGACGAGCCGTTCGGCGCGCTCGATGCGCTGACCCGGGCCCGCCTGCAGGACGAGCTGATGAAAATCTGCGAGATGACCAAGGCGACTACCGTCATGGTCACCCACGATGTCGACGAGGCGGTGCTGCTCGCCGACCGTATCGTGATGATGACCAACGGGCCGGCCGCGACCATCGGCGAAATTCTCGAGGTCAAGCTGGGCCGGCCGCGCCAGCGCCTGGTGCTGGCCCACGATCCGGCCTACATCGATTGTCGCGCCAGGGTGCTCGAGTTCCTCTACGAGAAACAGGCGCATGTCGAGAAAGTCGCAGCCTGA
- a CDS encoding sirohydrochlorin chelatase yields the protein MATALILFAHGARDPEWANPMRRVQAAVRQRVAGIPVELAFLEFMAPTLPDCAAALVAGGADKVVVMPMFIARGGHLKNEVPAMLATLGSTYPAVEFVLGGAVGENEMVVQAMADAALVSAGMELA from the coding sequence ATGGCCACAGCCCTGATCCTTTTTGCCCACGGTGCCCGTGACCCGGAATGGGCCAATCCGATGCGCCGCGTGCAGGCGGCGGTCCGCCAGCGGGTCGCCGGGATCCCGGTCGAACTGGCCTTTCTCGAATTCATGGCGCCGACGCTGCCCGACTGCGCCGCCGCGCTGGTCGCCGGCGGGGCGGATAAAGTGGTCGTCATGCCGATGTTCATCGCCCGTGGCGGACATTTGAAGAACGAGGTGCCGGCGATGCTGGCGACCCTGGGCTCGACCTACCCGGCCGTCGAATTCGTGCTCGGCGGGGCGGTCGGCGAGAACGAGATGGTCGTTCAGGCGATGGCCGATGCGGCCCTCGTCTCGGCTGGTATGGAGCTTGCCTGA
- a CDS encoding response regulator produces the protein MSEKIRVLLVDDHTLFRSGIKSLLQRNDDFDVVGEAGDGLEGIKRARSLKPDVVLLDLHMAGISGLEAVKVIAEEMPDVHVLMLTVSEDARDLMDALRAGASGYLLKNIETDTLIDAIRRAAQGDSVVSQQMTAKLIQGVRASPKGEPAMLERDRFSPRERDIMASLAQGESNKEIARKLDLAESTVKIHVQNIFKKLNMSSRVQVALYAVEHGFGQNRSASPSA, from the coding sequence ATGAGCGAAAAAATCCGTGTCCTGTTGGTCGACGATCACACCCTGTTCCGCAGCGGCATCAAGTCCCTGCTCCAGCGCAACGACGATTTCGACGTCGTCGGGGAGGCCGGCGACGGGCTGGAAGGCATCAAGCGCGCCCGTTCGCTGAAGCCCGATGTCGTGTTGCTCGATCTGCACATGGCCGGTATTTCCGGACTGGAAGCGGTCAAGGTGATCGCCGAGGAGATGCCCGATGTCCATGTGCTGATGCTGACCGTTTCCGAGGATGCGCGCGATCTGATGGACGCGTTGCGGGCCGGGGCGAGCGGCTATCTGCTGAAGAATATCGAAACCGATACGCTGATCGACGCCATCCGGCGGGCGGCGCAAGGGGATTCGGTGGTATCGCAGCAGATGACCGCCAAGCTGATCCAGGGCGTCCGGGCCTCGCCCAAGGGGGAGCCGGCGATGCTCGAACGCGATCGTTTTTCGCCGCGCGAACGCGACATCATGGCCAGTCTGGCGCAGGGCGAAAGCAACAAGGAAATCGCCCGCAAGCTCGACCTGGCCGAGAGCACGGTCAAGATCCACGTCCAGAACATCTTCAAGAAGCTGAACATGAGCAGCCGCGTGCAGGTCGCGCTGTACGCCGTCGAACACGGTTTTGGCCAGAACCGGAGTGCCTCGCCCAGCGCCTGA
- a CDS encoding aspartate aminotransferase family protein produces MQKHIDSAEGDINLGDRRQAWQAENIGPASRRLLDEDARWFLHQSMSTPCLNGLAGAGGSWLTDVEGRRILDFHGNSLHQIGHGHPRVVAAIKQTLDTLPFSPRRYTNQPAVDLARRLCTAAPGGDNKLLLAPGGTAAIGMALKLARLVTGRFKTLSMWDSFHGASLDAISIGGEAVFRRGIGPLLPGSEHVPPCDPGRCIFGCGGQCALRCVDYIDYCLEKEGDVAAVIVETIRCTDVQIPPPEYYQRLRAACDRHGALLILDEIPIALGRTGHLFAIERYGIVPDMLVIGKGLGGGVFPLAALIARAEFDVGQHISLGHYTHEKNPVACAAALATLDVLAEDKLIERSRRLGAEALSRLQTIAAGCGAVAEVRGAGLLLAVELRDHAGRRAGDLAEAVLYRCLSAGLSFKVGQGNVLVLAPPLNIDEADLEQAFAILESALQVECGA; encoded by the coding sequence ATGCAGAAGCACATCGATAGCGCCGAGGGCGACATCAACCTGGGTGACCGCCGGCAGGCCTGGCAGGCGGAAAACATCGGCCCGGCCAGCCGCCGGTTACTCGATGAAGATGCCCGCTGGTTCCTCCATCAGTCGATGTCCACGCCGTGCCTGAACGGCCTAGCGGGGGCGGGCGGTTCCTGGCTGACCGATGTCGAAGGCCGGCGCATTCTCGATTTTCACGGTAACAGCCTGCACCAGATCGGCCACGGTCATCCGCGGGTGGTCGCGGCGATCAAGCAAACGCTCGATACCCTGCCGTTCAGCCCGCGCCGCTATACCAACCAGCCGGCGGTCGACCTGGCGCGTCGCCTATGCACGGCGGCGCCGGGCGGCGACAACAAGCTGCTGCTGGCGCCCGGCGGCACGGCGGCGATTGGCATGGCCCTGAAACTGGCGCGCTTGGTGACCGGCCGCTTCAAGACGCTGTCGATGTGGGACAGCTTTCACGGGGCTTCGCTGGATGCCATTTCGATCGGCGGCGAGGCGGTCTTCCGCCGCGGCATCGGCCCGCTGCTGCCGGGCAGCGAGCATGTGCCGCCCTGCGATCCAGGTCGCTGCATCTTCGGTTGCGGCGGCCAGTGCGCCCTGCGCTGCGTCGATTACATCGACTATTGCCTGGAAAAGGAGGGCGACGTCGCCGCGGTCATCGTCGAAACCATCCGCTGCACCGATGTCCAGATCCCGCCGCCCGAGTACTATCAACGGCTGCGGGCGGCCTGCGACCGGCACGGCGCGCTGCTCATCCTCGACGAAATTCCGATTGCGCTGGGTCGGACCGGCCACCTGTTCGCCATCGAACGCTACGGCATCGTGCCGGACATGCTGGTTATCGGCAAAGGCCTGGGCGGCGGCGTCTTCCCGCTGGCCGCCTTGATCGCCCGGGCCGAGTTCGATGTCGGCCAGCATATTTCGCTCGGTCACTACACCCATGAAAAGAACCCGGTGGCCTGCGCCGCAGCCTTGGCCACCCTCGACGTGCTGGCCGAGGACAAGCTGATCGAACGCAGCCGCCGGCTCGGAGCCGAGGCGCTCAGTCGCCTGCAGACCATCGCCGCCGGCTGTGGCGCGGTGGCCGAGGTGCGCGGCGCCGGCCTGCTGCTCGCCGTCGAACTGCGCGACCATGCCGGGCGCCGGGCCGGCGATCTGGCCGAGGCGGTGCTCTACCGCTGCCTGTCGGCCGGCCTGTCGTTCAAGGTCGGGCAGGGCAATGTGCTGGTGCTGGCGCCGCCGCTGAATATCGACGAAGCCGATCTGGAGCAGGCTTTCGCCATCCTGGAAAGCGCGCTGCAGGTCGAGTGCGGTGCTTGA
- a CDS encoding FCD domain-containing protein, with protein MPETLADSTDSALALVQRTSLTRLMADAVENLILTGEMPPGTKLNEAAIAERFGVSRGPLREALRMLEESGLIRQEKNRGAFVREIDLDEAAEIYDVRAGLDATAGRLLAPRITPEQVTALRALADEMQEVAGRNDVDRFHRLNLAFHDRLIGFAGNRSLSEIYQRLVKQLALFRRRNLLVPQAIPLFADEHSAIVDCLAAGDATASGEALYRHAQGGKARMQQQRPIG; from the coding sequence ATGCCCGAAACCCTAGCCGACTCGACCGATTCCGCCCTGGCGCTGGTGCAGCGAACTTCGCTGACGCGGCTCATGGCCGATGCCGTCGAAAACCTGATCCTGACCGGGGAAATGCCGCCCGGCACGAAGCTCAACGAGGCGGCCATCGCCGAGCGTTTCGGCGTGTCGCGCGGCCCGCTGCGCGAGGCCTTGCGGATGCTCGAGGAGAGCGGCCTGATCCGCCAGGAGAAGAACCGCGGCGCCTTCGTCCGCGAGATCGATCTCGACGAGGCGGCGGAAATCTACGACGTTCGGGCCGGCCTCGACGCGACGGCCGGCCGCCTGCTGGCGCCGCGCATCACGCCCGAGCAGGTCACCGCCTTGCGCGCCCTGGCCGACGAAATGCAGGAAGTCGCCGGGCGCAACGACGTGGACCGCTTCCATCGGCTCAACCTGGCTTTTCACGACCGGCTGATCGGCTTTGCCGGTAATCGCAGCCTGAGCGAAATCTATCAACGCCTGGTCAAGCAACTGGCCCTGTTCCGCCGGCGCAACCTGCTGGTGCCGCAGGCGATTCCGCTGTTTGCCGACGAGCACAGCGCGATTGTCGATTGTCTGGCGGCCGGCGATGCCACGGCCAGCGGCGAAGCGCTCTACCGCCACGCCCAGGGCGGCAAAGCGCGGATGCAGCAGCAACGGCCGATCGGCTAG
- a CDS encoding ANTAR domain-containing response regulator, with amino-acid sequence MLTVLVIDESRSRAGEICAGLALAGYQVAAILAGSENLTAEVEKLQPDVILIDTDSPSRDTLEHLATMHKNMPRPVVIFTQEDGQEAIRDAVKAGVSAYIVDGLDPKRIKPIVEVARARFEDTQALRRELEETSKKLSDRKLVDQAKGVLMKARGLDEDAAYHAMRKLAMERGQTMAKVARDVIDMARVLL; translated from the coding sequence ATGCTGACCGTTCTTGTCATTGACGAATCCCGCTCGCGGGCCGGAGAAATCTGCGCCGGGCTGGCGCTCGCCGGTTATCAGGTGGCGGCCATTCTGGCCGGTTCGGAGAACCTGACGGCCGAGGTCGAAAAACTTCAGCCGGATGTGATCCTGATCGATACCGACAGCCCGAGCCGCGACACGCTGGAGCACCTGGCGACCATGCACAAGAACATGCCGCGGCCGGTCGTCATCTTTACCCAGGAAGACGGCCAGGAAGCCATCCGCGATGCGGTCAAGGCGGGCGTCTCGGCGTACATCGTCGATGGCCTCGACCCGAAGCGCATCAAGCCCATCGTCGAGGTGGCGCGCGCCCGTTTCGAGGATACGCAAGCCCTGCGCCGCGAGCTGGAAGAGACTTCGAAGAAGCTGAGCGACCGGAAACTGGTCGACCAGGCCAAAGGCGTGCTGATGAAGGCGCGCGGGCTGGACGAAGATGCGGCCTATCACGCCATGCGCAAGCTGGCGATGGAACGCGGCCAGACGATGGCGAAAGTGGCGCGCGATGTCATCGACATGGCCCGGGTGCTGCTCTAA